From Sander lucioperca isolate FBNREF2018 chromosome 14, SLUC_FBN_1.2, whole genome shotgun sequence, the proteins below share one genomic window:
- the LOC116041822 gene encoding drebrin-like protein B — MSVNLSKNGSSLMDAYKEVVDAKSDTNWALFTYEGNSNDIRLAEKGNGGLEEMVEELNSGKVMYAFCRVQDPNSGLPKYVLINWTGEGVKDSRKGVCANHVSSMANFLKGAHVTINARGDEDAEPEVILEKVAKASGASFNFHKQTETQYRDAPRGPVGSVYRKTNAVEEIQQTKKDDFWVQTQRDEEVRLREENKRAELEREMLEKERREMDKKQAAERDRKTKERAQQIEKEKILQKQKEEEEREREQQRQNQQENGNRKLGINSAASVQKANEARSLISQRSFNPRDVFKQREQSFESNDRPSPTPGKLQSPFISQKSFERETPLQPQLPAAPAVASAYSVHRLSPVSPVSPVSPVSPVSPVSPVLSHSPAPAVVPAYSVHRLSSVLPKPLETTGSPFQTAVDEDEDESDEFEDADQPTPEEPAAEEYLYDVPPSFQTEEDLYDVPPSEEDLYEDVYNPHNSTAGDHNVETSGQGVCARALYDYQAVDDTEITFDPDDIITDIDMVDEGWWRGHGPHGHYGMFPANYVELL; from the exons ATGTCAGTGAATCTGAGCAAGAATGGTTCTTCACTCATGGACGCTTATAAGGAAGTGGTGGACGCAAAGTCGGACACAAACTG GGCGCTGTTCACTTATGAAGGGAACAGTAATGACATCCGTCTGGCAGAAAAAGGAA atggtGGATTAGAGGAGATGGTGGAGGAGCTGAACAGCGGGAAGGTGATGTACGCTTTCTGTCGTGTCCAGGACCCAAACTCTGGTCTGCCCAAATATGTCCTCATAAACtgg acaggTGAAGGTGTGAAGGACTCTCGGAAAGGAGTATGTGCCAACCATGTGAGCTCCATGGCCAACTTCCTGAAG GGAGCCCATGTCACTATAAACGCCCGCGGAGATGAAGACGCAGAACCGGAGGTCATCCTGGAGAAAGTGGCCAAAGCGTCCGGAGCCAGCTTTAACTtccacaaacagacagaaacacaatacAGAGACGCTCCCAGAGGACCTGTG GGATCTGTGTATCGGAAAACCAACGCCGTGGAGGAAATTCAACAAACCAAAAAAGACGACTTTTGGGTCCAAACTCAG AGGGATGAAGAAGTGCGTCTACGGGAGGAGAACAAGCGAGCGGAgctggagagagagatgttggagaaggagaggagggagatggACAAGAAGCAGGCGGCGGAGCGGGacaggaaaacaaaagagagaGCTCAGCAGATCGAGAAGGAGAA GATTCTTCAGAAgcagaaagaagaagaggaacgagagagagagcagcagcgACAG aATCAGCAGGAAAATGGAAACAGGAAGTTGGGCATCAACTCTGCTGCGTCTGTGCAGAAAGCTAAT GAGGCCAGATCGCTGATTTCCCAGAGGTCCTTTAATCCCAGAGACGTATTCAAGCAGAGGGAGCAGAGCTTTGAGTCCAACGACAGGCCGTCTCCCACACCTG GGAAGCTGCAGAGTCCGTTTATTTCTCAGAAATCCTTTGAGAGAGAAACTCCGCTGCAGCCTCAGCTTCCAGCGGCTCCGGCTGTGGCCTCGGCCTACTCCGTGCACCGCCTGTCtcctgtctcacctgtctcacctgtctcacctgtctcacctgtctctccTGTCTCACCTGTGCTGTCTCACTCACCGGCTCCGGCTGTGGTCCCGGCCTACTCCGTGCACCGCCTGTCTTCTGTCCTCCCAAAACCCCTGGAGACAACAGGCTCGCCGTTTCAAACTGCAG tgGATGAAGATGAGGATGAGTCAGATGAGTTTGAGGATGCAGATCAACCGACTCCAG AGGAACCTGCAGCTGAAGAGTACCTGTACGACGTACCCCCCTCATTCCAGACAGAGGAAGACCTGTACGACGTACCCCCCTCAGAGGAGGACCTCTATGAAGACGTTTACAACCCGCACAACTCCACA GCTGGAGACCATAATGTGGAGACCAGCGGACAGGGCGTCTGTGCCAGAGCTCTGTATGACTACCAGGCtg TGGATGACACCGAGATCACCTTTGACCCCGATGACATCATAACGGACATCGACATGGTGGACGAGGGCTGGTGGCGTGGACACGGTCCCCACGGACACTACGGCATGTTCCCCGCCAACTACGTGGAGCTTCTCTAG